GTCTAGACTTCAAGGCGCCCCACGATCAGCCAAGCTGGGAGTATCCATCGCATAGGATTAGCCCGTTACACACGGCGCACGGGAGGGCGGCACATGCAGCACCGCACGCAGGACACCAGCTACATCTCCACCAGGGGCGGCATGGAGCCCGCCGGCTTCCTGGACGTGCTCCTGTCCGGGTTGGCGCCCGATGGCGGTCTGGCCGTCCCCGCTGTGGTCCCGCGCGTATCCGCCACCACCCTGGAATCTTGGCGGTCGTTGAACTACCCGGAGCTCGCGGCGGAGGTCATCGGCCTGTACGCCAGTGATATCCCAGCCGCGGATCTCCGGGAACTGACCGCCGCCGCCTACGGTCCGGAGCGCTTCCCGTCGCCCGTAGTACCGCTGCGTCCGCTGGACGACGTTGCCCCCGGAATGGCCCTGGTGGCACTATCCGAGGGGCCGACCATGGCCTTTAAGGACCTGGCCATGCAGTTCCTCGGGCAGGCAATCCCGTACGAGCTGGCACGCCAGGGACGCGTGCTCAACATTCTGGGCGCCACAAGCGGGGACACCGGTTCGGCCGCCGAGCACGCCTTCCGGGGACGCGACGGCGTCAGCGTCTTCATGCTCTCCCCACAGGGACGCATGAGCGACGTGCAGCGGGCCCAGATGTACTCCCTGGCCGATCCCAATATTCACAACATCGCCGTCGCGGGCGTATTCGACGACTGTCAGAACCTGGTCAAGGAGATTAACAGCGACCCCGATTTCAAGGCCGAGTACTCCATCGGTGCGGTCAACTCCATCAACTTCGGGCGAATCGCCGCCCAGGTCGTCTACTACGTGTGGGCCTGGTTGCGCGCCTCGGACCACTTATGCTCCAGAGTTCGGGGAGAGGGTGACGCCGTGCGCACCGACGGACAAGCCGAAGAAGCCGACGCCCCCGGTCCGTCAGGAGATGCCTTCCACGTCGACGTGGCAGTTCCCAGTGGGAACTTCGGCAATATCTATGCCGGCTACCTGGCCCGCACCATGGGAGTTCCCATCCGGCGACTCATACTCGCCACCAATGAGAACAACGTACTGGATGAGTTCTTCTCCACAGGCGTGTACCGGCCCCGTTCGAGCGCGCAGACCCTGGCCACCTCCAGCCCATCAATGGACATCTCCAAGGCCTCTAACCTGGAGCGGTTCATCTGGGCACTGCTCGGTCCCGATGAATTCCAGTCCCGCTGGCCCGAACTGGAAGGCACCGGAGTGCTGGATATTTCGGATCAGCAGGCGCGCCTGAGCAGGGAGTTCGGCTTCGTCTCCGGTACCTCCACCCATGCTGACCGGCTCAGCACCATCCGCCGGGTGCATGCGGCCACCGGCGAGCCTATTGACCCGCATACGGCCGACGGCGTCACTGTGGCTGGCCGCGTCATGGAGCCGGGTTTCCCGACCTTGGTGCTCGAGACCGCCAGGCCAGAGAAGTTCCCAGAGACCGTCGCCGAGGCGCTTGGAAGCCCGCAGCCGGAGCGCTCTAGGGTGCGTGAGCTGCTTCAGGCCGAGCAGCATGTCGTCAACATCCCGTGCGACGTGGACCGGCTGCGCGCCATTATTGCGTCCGACGCACTGCGTAGCTAACCGAGCAGGCCGATGTTTCACGTGAAACACTCAGTCCGCCTCGGTTGTCCTTCGCATACTGTTCCCCGCGGGAGCGCGGTCGAGCCTTTTGCATCGTGAGCGGTTGCTGTTTGGGTTCGGGACGAATATCGCGGTGGTGGTGACATGGTTTGTCGCACCAGCGTCGAGTACGCCTCTTCGAGCGCTTCGGCTGCCCTTTAGTAAGGCGTCGACCCTTTCAGCCGGGTCTCACGTGCGGTGGTCAATGGGGCTGTAGGACCGTCGAGGCGCTACCGCCTGGTTTCCCGCAACCGGCATCTTGACACCCAGTGCCACCTAGCCACGCCTAACAGCACTCGCGCTCACACCCGAATCATCGTCACTGTGGGCGGCCAGTGGGCTTGAACCGATAACAGCACCAACAGCACGAGCGCGCTGGCCGCCTAAATATCATGCCTCAAGCCTGCCTCCGCCGGCGGGGCCCGAAGCCGTTCGCACCACCTGGTGGCGCCACTAGTACTGCGCCACTAAACCGTACCTACTCGCACGACCGCCACAGGGATCGCCCATATCAGGAATGCTCTCGGCGAAGCGCTCATGGCAAACCCGGCTCCGATCTCAGTCACCTGAAGGGGAGGCCCAGCAACAACACGACTGAATACCCGCCAAGGACGTCATCACCGAACCCCGGTTCCTGATGGACACCGGCAGTCCGGAAGCTTGGCTCCATGTACGTCCACCAACAGCACTTACCTAACCCACCTGCTAACCGTTGCCAACCCACGCTCACGACACCAGGAGGAGGGCCCAGTGTTTCACGTGAAACATCAGCTCTCGCTCCGCCCCTCTAGCCCAACATACCCTCAGTGCCTCTTCCTCTGGTCCCCAGGTACGCAATGGGGGCGGTCAGCGTCGACGAGGGGTTAAGCGCCGCGGCTCAGATACGTGGGTACGCGACGGGTGGCCGCGGGCGGACGTTGCCGACCCAGGAACGGAACCCCGATCCGCAGGTACTGGATTCGCGGAGACTCCAGGGCGTCGGATGTTTCACGTGAAACATCCGATCCTTCAGCTTCACGCAGGATTCACATGCGCTGAGATTGCCTCAACTGAGCCTTTTCTCGCCAGGAAGCCCCTCGTCTGGCCAGGATCGGCGTGATGACGGCGAAGACCAGGGACAACACAAGGCGGTGCGGCCCCATGCACGCCACACCACTCCCTACCCATTCTTCCCGCAGCGTCGCGCCGAGCTCCAGCCCTGAGCCCCCGGCTCAGGTGAGAAAGACTCACTGCCTCAACAAGTCCGCGTGCCGGTGCGCCCGCATGCGCCGGAGAAGATGTTTCACGTGAAACATCGCCGAACACTGCTGGCGTGGCAGACTGTTCCCAGAGACACTACACCCGTCGGGAGGGATGACCGTGAACGAGACCAATCCACAACGAGGCAACCGGCTGGATCCCTGGCTCGATTCCTATGCGACACGGGCCTACGGCCTGCGCGAATCGGAGACCCGCTCGCTGTTCGCCGTCGCCTCCCGACCCGAGGTCGTTTCGCTGGCCGGCGGCATGCCGAACTTGAAGGACCTGCCGCTCGATCGAATCGCCGAGGCCACCGCGCAGATGATACGTAAGGAGGGTGGTCGGGCACTGCAGTATGGCAACGGACAGGGGACGCCCAGACTGAGGGAGCAGATTCCTGAGGTCATGGCCCTTGAAGGAATCGATGCCGATCCCGAGGACGTGGTCATCACCACCGGTTCCCAGCAGGCCGTCGACATCGTCACCGAGCTGTTCATCGACCCCGGCGATGTCATCCTCACGGAGGCACCGACTTACGTAGGTTCGCTTTCCATCTTCTCCACCTATCAGGCCGACATTCAACAGGTCCCCATTGACGCCGACGGCGTCATCCCCGAGGCTTTGGAACAAACAGTCGTCGAACTCGAGCGGCAGGGTCACCGCGTCAAGTTCTTCTACTGCCTGCCGAACTTCCACAATCCGGCCGGCGTCAGTCTCTCGGAGGAGCGGCGCCCTGAGATCATTGAGGTTTGTCGCCGTCACCACATCCTCATCATTGAGGACAACCCTTACGGTCTCCTCGACTTCCAGGGTCGCACAAGCACCGCTTTGAAGACCTTGGCGCCCGACGACGTCGTCTACCTCGGGTCCTTCTCCAAGATCTTCGCTCCGGGCTACCGGGTAGGATGGGCCGTCGCGCCGCCTGCGGTGCGCGAGAAGATGAAGCTGGCATCCGAAGCAGCAATCCTGTGTCCAAGTTCGGTAGGCCAATTCTCCATCTCCACCTACTTGGACAATTTCGACTGGCGGGGCCAGATTCAAGAGTTCCGCACCATGTACCGCACTCGCCGCGACGCCATGGTGGAAGCCCTGAGCGAGTTCATGCCAATGTGCACGTGGAACGTGCCCGAGGGCGGCTTCTACGTCTGGGTACGACTGCCCGACGGTCTGGACGCCAAGGAGATGTTGCCGCGAGCCGTCACCAACCTGGTTGCCTACGTCTCCGGAACTGCCTTCTACGCAGGCGGGCGCGCCGGTCGGGACCACATGCGCCTGTCATTCTGCTATCCCGAACCGGTCGATATCCGCGAAGGCGTGCGACGACTCTCGGAGGTCGTCAAGCATGACTTGGACCTCATTGATCTCTTCGGACCTGCCCGGCAGCGTCCCTCAATCGGGGTTTCCGCCCCGTCCCCGGACCAGGTCTGACCGTAACACCGCACCGCATTCCAGAAGCAAGGAGCCGTCATGACCGACACCCCAGAATCAGTTTCCGACACCATCGGCGCACCCACAGCACCCCTGCGTGTGGCCGTGCTCGCAGGTGGCCTCAGCCATGAACGGGACGTCTCACTTCGCTCCGGCCACCGGGTGATGAACGTCCTCAAGCATTTGGGACATACCGCCGTGGTGCTCGACGTCGACGCCCGGACGATTCCGTCGCTCAAGGCCTTCAGCCCCGACGTGGTCTGGCCGCTGGTCCACGGCGGACACGGGGAGGACGGCGGACTACAGAATGTGCTCATCGCCCTGGATCTGCCGTATGTGGGAACACACTCGGATGGATGCCAGCGTGCCTCGTTCAAACCCACGGCCAAGGCATCCGTACGCGCTGCCGGCGTGCCCACACCGGACTCGGTGACCCTCCCGAAGGCCTACTTCAGCCAGCTCGGAGCACAGGAGGTGCTCGGCGTTGTCGCCGGTCACCTGGGACTGCCGGTTGTGGTCAAGCCTAACCAGGGGGGATCCGGCCTCGGCGTCTCCTATGTGTCCAATGCCGACGAGCTGCGCACCGCCATGGTTTCATGCTTCGCATACGACGAGCGCGCACTGATTGAGAACTACGTCGAAGGAACCGAGCTCGCAGTATCGGTTGTGGACACCGGCGATGGTCCCCGCGCCCTGCCGCCGGTTGAGGTCGTCTCCCAAGGTCGCTACGACTTTGACGCCCGCTACAACCCCGGGCGCTCCGAGTATTTCGTCCCGGCCCGCCTGGACGACGAGGTAATCCACCGTGCGCAGGAGATGGCAATCTCCGTGCACCGCACCCTGGGCCTGGGCAATCTCTCCCGTACCGACATGATCCTGGACTCTGAGAAGCAGCCTTGGTTCATTGACGTCAACGTCGTTCCTGGAATGACCGAGATCTCGCTCTTCCCAATGGCGGCCAAGGCGGCCGGGGAACTGGAGGAGCTCTACGATCAGCTGGTCCGTCATCCCGCCGTTCGACCCCAACCCCGCGGTGCCTGACGAACGGCGCACCCTCTCGCTTCGGCTGCTTGCCGCTCCCACCGAGCAATGGGCCGCGATGTTTCACGTGAAACATCGCGGCCCTTAGTTGTGAGTTCTGATCACTCGCGGTTTGTGCCGTCTCCGCCTTCAGCCTTCATCAAGTGACGTTCCCGGCGCCAGAGCCTCGACTATACGGGCGAGGTCCTCGTCACCGGCGAATTCAATGGTGATGCGCCCCTTCTTCGCTCCGCGTGTTACCCGCACGCGCGTATCAAAGGCATCTGAGAGCCGGGTGGACAGGGCGGGCAGGGGGGTGTTGCGAGAGCGGGCCGGCGCTGAACTCGGAACCGCGTCGGGCATCTCCCCGTAAACCGCTACGATCTCCTCTGTCGCACGTACCGACAGTCCCTCGGCCACAATGCGCTGTGCCACTCGCTCCATGGCCGCCGCATCAGGTAGTCCCAGGAGCGCGCGAGCATGGCCGGCAGAAATGACCTCCGCCGCTACGCGGCGTTGCACCAGCGGGGGAAGCTTCATAAGCCGCAAGGTGTTGGAGATCTGCGATCGTGAACGCGCAATCTTCTCAGACAGCTCGGCCTGAGTGCAGTCGAAGTCCTCCAGCAGCTGCTGGTAGGCGGCCGCCTCCTCAAGCGGATTCAACTGCACCCGGTGCAGGTTTTCCAGCAGGGCGTCCCGGAGCAGCTCTTCATCCGCGGTGTAACGCACAACCGCCGGGATCGTCTCCAGCCCGGCCTCCTTGGCGGCGCGTAGGCGTCGCTCGCCCATAACCAGTTCATATGTGGCGGTCTGCGCATCCGCACCGGTTGGACCATCCGCAGCCTGATCGGGCTCGCCCCCGGCAGAGTCTTCAATATCCTCCGCCTCCTGCGCCGGGACTGCGGCGACCTCCTCGGTTCCGGCGTCATCGACACGGCGAACCACAATAGGTTGGAGCAGGCCCACCTCCTTAATGGAGGTGGCTAGCTCGGAGATGTCATCCTCGTCAAATACCTGGCGTGGCTGACGCCGGTTGGGCATGATCGCTTCAACGGGAAGTTCCGCGAATGTAGCCCCGGGAACCGGAACCAGTTCCTCATCTGCCGCTGCATCTGCCTCGGCGGATGTTTCACGTGAAACATCCGCCGCGGGCGTAACCTCTACCTCGCCCCCTCGCTGCACTTCACCGACTTCGTCTGCGCCCAGGGAAGTCGGCTCCTCCGCCGTCCGCGCGGCCGTATCGGCCTGCTTCGGCTGGCGCCGGTTGCGTTTAGACGGCGCGAGCAGAGTCGCCGCTATGTCATCGGCGTGCCTGGCCGCCGCCATGTCGGAGGCGGCATCCGCAGCGGCGTCACCGCGTCCCGCGGGGAAGAAGACATCGGAGGGTCGGCGGGCTGGATTCTCTGCCTGGGCCTCCGGGATGAGCGCCTGCAGCCCTCGACCCAGGCCGCGTTTCTTGTGTGCCATGGTCATGCCTCCGTGGATTCGTCCTGCCGACCCTCACCGGACTGGGCTCCGCGTGCGGCGATCTCGAGGGCGAGCTTCTTGTAGGCGACCGCGCCGCTGGAGCGGGGGTCCCAGAACACGACCGGTGATCCGAAGGACGGTGCCTCCGCAACCCTGACCGAACGGGGGATGCGCGTATTCAACGCGGCCTGCGGGAAGTATGTGCGCACCTCGTTCTCAACCTCCTTCGCCAGCGTAGTACGGCTATCGAACATGGTCAGCGCGATCATCGAGACACTCAGATCCGGGTTATGGATCTGGGCGATCCGCTCAACCGAACGAGTCAGCAGAGCCAGTCCCTCTAAGGCGTAGTACTCGGCCTGCATGGGGATCAGTACCTCACTGGAGGCCACAAAAGCGTTGATCGTCATAATGCCCAGACTCGGCGGGCAGTCGATGAGAACGTAGTCCATGCGGGGAAGACCCTGTGCGGCCCTCTCACGCAGAAACTCCTCCAGTGCTAGGCGCATACGCGACTCCCGCTGAGAGGAATTGATGAGTTCGATCTCCACCGCCGCCACATCGATTGTGGAGGGAACGCACCACAGTGACTCAGAGAAGCGGGTCTTTACGACCACATCCTGGATGCGGGCCCCCTCCACCAGTACGTCGTAAATGGAGGCCTGCTCCTCGTCATGCTCGACTCCGAGCGCGGTGGAGGCGTTACCCTGCGAGTCCGCATCGACCACCAGAACATGCAGTCCCGCTTCGGCCAGGGCGGCCGCCACATTGACCACTGTGGAGGTCTTGCCGACACCGCCCTTCTGGTTGGCGACGGCGATGATTCGGGTGTGCTCGGGTCGTGAAAATCCGCCCCCGGCCACCTCATCCAGGGTTGAGCGGTCAGCGCTGAGCTGATCGAAGATGGACGATCCTGACAATCTGCTTCTCCTACGGCGACATCCCGGCGGCGCACGCCCCTCGGCACTTCAGTCTACGTGAGAAGCGGCCGATAACCGGTCAGCGCGAGGCCGGTCTGCGGACCTGAACGACCTTGGTGACCTCCTCGCCGGGGGTCACCACCTCGTGAATCACCGCCGGCTCGAGACGAGCCCGTTTAATAGCGTACTTCGCGTCTGCGACCTCGGCCTCCGCACGGGCCCCTTTAAGCGCCAGCAGGCTCCCACCCGGAAGCAACAGAGGAGAGGTTATCCTAAGCAGTTTTGTGAGATTTGCCACAGCTCGTGCGGTGACCGCATCGTATCGAGCTCTCAGCTCCTCCGCTCGCGCCCGCCTGACGGTGACATTGTCCAGTCCGAGCTCCGCCACGACGTCGTCGAGCCACTGCGTGCGCCGCTCCATGGACTCAACCAGCACCACGTCCAGGTCCGGGCGCAGCAGCGAGACCACCACGCCGGGGAAACCGGCGCCCGAACCAATGTCAGCCACTCGCCCCCGCTCGGGCAGAAAAGGTACCACCGCCGCGGAGTTAATAATATGGCGCGTCCACAGTCGCGGAAGTTCCCGGGGCCCCAGAAGGCCGCGGAGCTCACCCTGCTCGGTGAGCATCTGCGCGAAATGCTCGGCGGCACCGAAGGCCGATCCGAACATGGCGCGCATCTCCTGGCTCGGACGCTCCACCGCAGGCCCGTCCTGCGGTTCGGCCGCGGCGACGTTATTGCCGGTCATTGCGCCTACGCCTGCTCGTCGTCGGCCGCCGCTGCCGCAGCGTCGGTGACCTCGTGGCCCGGACGGGCGCCGCCCTCGGTGTCTAGACCGTCGGCATCCTGGGAATCATCCGACTCCTCGG
This genomic stretch from Actinomyces qiguomingii harbors:
- the rsmG gene encoding 16S rRNA (guanine(527)-N(7))-methyltransferase RsmG encodes the protein MTGNNVAAAEPQDGPAVERPSQEMRAMFGSAFGAAEHFAQMLTEQGELRGLLGPRELPRLWTRHIINSAAVVPFLPERGRVADIGSGAGFPGVVVSLLRPDLDVVLVESMERRTQWLDDVVAELGLDNVTVRRARAEELRARYDAVTARAVANLTKLLRITSPLLLPGGSLLALKGARAEAEVADAKYAIKRARLEPAVIHEVVTPGEEVTKVVQVRRPASR
- a CDS encoding threonine synthase: MQHRTQDTSYISTRGGMEPAGFLDVLLSGLAPDGGLAVPAVVPRVSATTLESWRSLNYPELAAEVIGLYASDIPAADLRELTAAAYGPERFPSPVVPLRPLDDVAPGMALVALSEGPTMAFKDLAMQFLGQAIPYELARQGRVLNILGATSGDTGSAAEHAFRGRDGVSVFMLSPQGRMSDVQRAQMYSLADPNIHNIAVAGVFDDCQNLVKEINSDPDFKAEYSIGAVNSINFGRIAAQVVYYVWAWLRASDHLCSRVRGEGDAVRTDGQAEEADAPGPSGDAFHVDVAVPSGNFGNIYAGYLARTMGVPIRRLILATNENNVLDEFFSTGVYRPRSSAQTLATSSPSMDISKASNLERFIWALLGPDEFQSRWPELEGTGVLDISDQQARLSREFGFVSGTSTHADRLSTIRRVHAATGEPIDPHTADGVTVAGRVMEPGFPTLVLETARPEKFPETVAEALGSPQPERSRVRELLQAEQHVVNIPCDVDRLRAIIASDALRS
- a CDS encoding PLP-dependent aminotransferase family protein, with translation MTVNETNPQRGNRLDPWLDSYATRAYGLRESETRSLFAVASRPEVVSLAGGMPNLKDLPLDRIAEATAQMIRKEGGRALQYGNGQGTPRLREQIPEVMALEGIDADPEDVVITTGSQQAVDIVTELFIDPGDVILTEAPTYVGSLSIFSTYQADIQQVPIDADGVIPEALEQTVVELERQGHRVKFFYCLPNFHNPAGVSLSEERRPEIIEVCRRHHILIIEDNPYGLLDFQGRTSTALKTLAPDDVVYLGSFSKIFAPGYRVGWAVAPPAVREKMKLASEAAILCPSSVGQFSISTYLDNFDWRGQIQEFRTMYRTRRDAMVEALSEFMPMCTWNVPEGGFYVWVRLPDGLDAKEMLPRAVTNLVAYVSGTAFYAGGRAGRDHMRLSFCYPEPVDIREGVRRLSEVVKHDLDLIDLFGPARQRPSIGVSAPSPDQV
- a CDS encoding ParB/RepB/Spo0J family partition protein, which codes for MAHKKRGLGRGLQALIPEAQAENPARRPSDVFFPAGRGDAAADAASDMAAARHADDIAATLLAPSKRNRRQPKQADTAARTAEEPTSLGADEVGEVQRGGEVEVTPAADVSRETSAEADAAADEELVPVPGATFAELPVEAIMPNRRQPRQVFDEDDISELATSIKEVGLLQPIVVRRVDDAGTEEVAAVPAQEAEDIEDSAGGEPDQAADGPTGADAQTATYELVMGERRLRAAKEAGLETIPAVVRYTADEELLRDALLENLHRVQLNPLEEAAAYQQLLEDFDCTQAELSEKIARSRSQISNTLRLMKLPPLVQRRVAAEVISAGHARALLGLPDAAAMERVAQRIVAEGLSVRATEEIVAVYGEMPDAVPSSAPARSRNTPLPALSTRLSDAFDTRVRVTRGAKKGRITIEFAGDEDLARIVEALAPGTSLDEG
- a CDS encoding ParA family protein — translated: MSGSSIFDQLSADRSTLDEVAGGGFSRPEHTRIIAVANQKGGVGKTSTVVNVAAALAEAGLHVLVVDADSQGNASTALGVEHDEEQASIYDVLVEGARIQDVVVKTRFSESLWCVPSTIDVAAVEIELINSSQRESRMRLALEEFLRERAAQGLPRMDYVLIDCPPSLGIMTINAFVASSEVLIPMQAEYYALEGLALLTRSVERIAQIHNPDLSVSMIALTMFDSRTTLAKEVENEVRTYFPQAALNTRIPRSVRVAEAPSFGSPVVFWDPRSSGAVAYKKLALEIAARGAQSGEGRQDESTEA
- a CDS encoding D-alanine--D-alanine ligase family protein gives rise to the protein MTDTPESVSDTIGAPTAPLRVAVLAGGLSHERDVSLRSGHRVMNVLKHLGHTAVVLDVDARTIPSLKAFSPDVVWPLVHGGHGEDGGLQNVLIALDLPYVGTHSDGCQRASFKPTAKASVRAAGVPTPDSVTLPKAYFSQLGAQEVLGVVAGHLGLPVVVKPNQGGSGLGVSYVSNADELRTAMVSCFAYDERALIENYVEGTELAVSVVDTGDGPRALPPVEVVSQGRYDFDARYNPGRSEYFVPARLDDEVIHRAQEMAISVHRTLGLGNLSRTDMILDSEKQPWFIDVNVVPGMTEISLFPMAAKAAGELEELYDQLVRHPAVRPQPRGA